Proteins found in one Methylobacter sp. S3L5C genomic segment:
- a CDS encoding YbjN domain-containing protein, with protein sequence MEPKTSKHLRITRAINTLKETLTKLEWEPESIEEGNGFYVDFGPPHIPVSSLLAAVSIAAEQLIIYFNFGIAVPPERRDDLAKLLTRINWGLKIGNFEMDYNDGQVHFKSSINFCDTELTGKMIQNAILPAMIAIETYGDALIEVIAKGKNATDWNPI encoded by the coding sequence ATGGAACCGAAAACTTCTAAACACTTGAGAATAACGAGAGCAATCAATACGCTTAAAGAAACACTTACCAAGCTTGAATGGGAACCAGAGTCTATTGAGGAAGGAAATGGTTTCTACGTCGACTTTGGTCCACCCCACATCCCCGTGTCAAGTTTACTTGCTGCCGTATCAATCGCAGCAGAGCAGTTAATCATCTATTTCAATTTTGGAATAGCCGTGCCGCCTGAGCGTCGCGATGATCTGGCAAAGTTATTAACACGTATAAACTGGGGACTCAAGATCGGTAATTTCGAAATGGACTATAACGATGGCCAAGTACATTTTAAATCCAGTATCAATTTCTGTGACACTGAATTAACCGGAAAAATGATTCAAAATGCGATTCTTCCAGCAATGATCGCTATAGAGACTTATGGAGATGCCTTGATCGAGGTTATCGCCAAAGGCAAGAATGCGACCGATTGGAACCCTATTTAA